The Clostridia bacterium DNA segment TCAACATACTGTCGGTCTGCGGATAATCTATCTGCCATTGCTTAAGCCTCCCTTATAGTTGCTATTTCATCTGTAGTAAGCTTATTGTAACTTGAAATAACCTCTTGATTTAATACATTACTAATTTCATCTGAATATTCTGATGGAGTAACCGCCAAAATTATTTGCTTCGATTGGCTTACATTTAAAAGCACTTTTGCAAAATTTTCTCTGTTAATATCTGAAACTCTTCCAACCGGCGTATCAATAAATAATAAATTATCGTATCCTGAAACTTCATGAAGTCCAATCGTAAATGCAAGTGCAAGCAATTCCTTTTCTGCTGCTGAGCAACTATGTAGGCAGGATAAATTTGTTCTTTTATGGAACAATTTCAGTCTAAAATTATCGTCTAGTTCAATCCTTCCGTATGTTTCTTTCTTCCATAATAATTCCTCGAAAATTTCCATCGTTCGTTTTTGCATTTTTGACTTTACATCAGTAACAATACTATTCTTAATGCTTATAATGATTTCCCTAGCATCTGACACAAAATCATAGTGTCTTTTAATATCATCGCAAGTGGAATTATCCTTTATTGCTTGGTCATATTCTTTCTTTTTATCTGTTTTTTCTTTTTCTAAATTTTCTAATTGGGTTTTATACGAACCTTTTTTTTGAGAATTTAATTTAACCAAGTCCTCATTATTTCGTTTTTGCATCATTGCTATTTCGATCTCTTTTATTTCACTGACTGTTGAAATTTGATTATATAATTTATCATTTTCAGCATTTAGATCATCAATTTTGTCTTGATATTCTTTCAATAATCCAAATATTCTTTCTTTATCATTCTGATATTCAGATACTTCAAGTCCTCTATGAATGTCATTTTTTATTTCTGTAAGCTTCTGTATCGATACATTCGACATAAACTTTTGAACTAAAGTTTGAAAATATTCTTCTGCTGATTTATTCAAATCACTACCGCAAATTTTACATTTGTGTTCTTCTAAACTATTCTTTATGACATCAATATTAATATCTGGAACTAACGAACCATCCCCCACTTTTTGCATGATATATTGTTCTGTATTTTTATTTTTCTTATACAATAATATCTTCACTAAATATTTTCGAACAAATATTGATAATTCTTGTTTTACCTGCATAAGTTTCGCTTCATATCTTACAATTTCTTCCTTATTCTTATTATATCTATTATTATACTCTACAATTCTCTCAGTCCCGTTAATTATTGAATCCATCTGCTCAATCGCTTTTTCTGAATTCGCGATCTGCTCCTCGATTTGCGCTATTTCTCGCTTTTTATTGTCAATATTATTCTGTACTACATTTAATGCTGTTGCCTTTGCTTCGAGATTTGGTGATAATCTAGATAATTTTTTCTGATATTGCTTAGCAAAACTTCCCAGATGTTCTTCGACTTTTCCAATCACATTTACCTGAGCAATTTCATAAATACTATCTCGTATATGAGACACGTTACTAATATCTGGATCAAAATAATTAAGCA contains these protein-coding regions:
- a CDS encoding AAA family ATPase, which codes for MRFSSIEINNYRQYKNVKFCFDKTSENDMHIIVASNGVGKTNLLNAINWCLYGDEPHASGAVKLISNQKDKLSLCNIDAIEEAKINDEQYGYVVVKICMTEGNQKYVFERKASISVNTYLQAGKDIFNVLETRASGDTYRYEEAQADEIINRYLPKKIREYFYFDGEQLLNYFDPDISNVSHIRDSIYEIAQVNVIGKVEEHLGSFAKQYQKKLSRLSPNLEAKATALNVVQNNIDNKKREIAQIEEQIANSEKAIEQMDSIINGTERIVEYNNRYNKNKEEIVRYEAKLMQVKQELSIFVRKYLVKILLYKKNKNTEQYIMQKVGDGSLVPDINIDVIKNSLEEHKCKICGSDLNKSAEEYFQTLVQKFMSNVSIQKLTEIKNDIHRGLEVSEYQNDKERIFGLLKEYQDKIDDLNAENDKLYNQISTVSEIKEIEIAMMQKRNNEDLVKLNSQKKGSYKTQLENLEKEKTDKKKEYDQAIKDNSTCDDIKRHYDFVSDAREIIISIKNSIVTDVKSKMQKRTMEIFEELLWKKETYGRIELDDNFRLKLFHKRTNLSCLHSCSAAEKELLALAFTIGLHEVSGYDNLLFIDTPVGRVSDINRENFAKVLLNVSQSKQIILAVTPSEYSDEISNVLNQEVISSYNKLTTDEIATIREA